In Fusobacterium periodonticum ATCC 33693, a single genomic region encodes these proteins:
- the msrAB gene encoding bifunctional peptide-methionine (S)-S-oxide reductase MsrA/peptide-methionine (R)-S-oxide reductase MsrB: MKKFILPLIFIFLIGTFVFAKMLSRNVSKETEAEKDLLESIQLVDMNGNDYTFSRGKNIYIKFWASWCPTCLAGLEELDRLAGENNSNFEVITVVFPGINGEKNPAKFKEWYDSLGYKNIKVLYDTDGKLLQIFKIRALPTSAIIYKDLKIDNVIVGHISNGQIKDYYEGKGENEVMEESKNTTVNNVNKENIKEIYLAGGCFWGVEEYFARIDGVIDSVSGYANGSFDNPTYENVCNNSGHAETVHITYDSSKVSLDTLLKYYFRIIDPTSVNKQGNDRGIQYRTGIYYQNDEDKQIAINAIKEEQKKYSKPIVIEVEKLKRFDKAEEEHQDYLKKNPNGYCHINLNKASEAIIDEKKYQKPSDEVLKAKLTDLEYQVTQNAATERAFTHEYDKKQEDGIYVDITTGEPLFSSKDKYDAGCGWPSFTKPIATEVVNYKQDNSHGMNRVEVRSRAGKAHLGHVFEDGPRAEGGLRYCINGASLRFIPYDKMDEEGYGEFKKYVK, translated from the coding sequence ATGAAAAAATTTATTTTACCTTTAATTTTTATATTTCTAATTGGAACATTTGTTTTTGCTAAAATGCTTAGTCGTAATGTAAGTAAGGAAACGGAGGCTGAGAAAGACTTGTTAGAAAGTATACAATTAGTAGATATGAATGGAAATGACTATACATTTTCAAGAGGAAAAAATATCTATATTAAATTTTGGGCTTCATGGTGTCCAACTTGTTTAGCAGGTCTAGAAGAATTAGACAGGTTAGCAGGTGAAAATAATAGTAATTTTGAAGTAATAACTGTTGTTTTTCCAGGAATAAATGGAGAAAAAAATCCTGCTAAATTCAAAGAATGGTATGATAGTTTAGGTTACAAAAATATTAAAGTACTATATGATACAGATGGAAAGCTATTACAAATATTTAAAATAAGAGCTTTACCAACTTCAGCAATTATATACAAAGATTTAAAAATAGATAATGTAATTGTTGGTCATATAAGTAATGGACAAATCAAGGACTATTACGAAGGGAAAGGAGAAAATGAAGTTATGGAAGAAAGCAAAAATACTACTGTAAATAATGTTAATAAAGAAAATATAAAAGAAATATATTTAGCTGGTGGTTGCTTCTGGGGAGTTGAAGAATATTTTGCTAGAATAGATGGAGTTATAGACTCAGTTTCTGGTTATGCAAATGGTTCTTTTGACAATCCAACATATGAAAATGTTTGCAATAACTCAGGACATGCTGAGACAGTACATATAACTTATGATTCTTCAAAAGTATCTTTAGACACTCTATTAAAATATTATTTTAGAATAATAGATCCAACTTCTGTAAATAAGCAAGGAAATGATAGAGGAATTCAATACAGAACAGGTATCTATTATCAAAATGATGAAGATAAACAAATCGCTATAAATGCTATAAAGGAAGAACAAAAGAAATATTCTAAACCTATTGTAATTGAAGTTGAAAAGTTAAAAAGATTTGATAAAGCTGAAGAGGAACATCAAGATTACTTAAAGAAAAATCCTAATGGATATTGCCATATTAATTTAAATAAGGCAAGTGAAGCAATAATAGATGAAAAAAAGTATCAAAAGCCAAGTGATGAAGTTTTAAAAGCAAAATTGACTGATTTAGAATATCAAGTTACACAAAATGCAGCAACAGAAAGAGCTTTTACTCATGAATATGATAAGAAACAAGAAGATGGGATCTATGTGGATATAACAACAGGAGAGCCATTATTTAGTTCAAAAGATAAATATGACGCAGGTTGTGGTTGGCCAAGTTTCACTAAGCCTATTGCAACAGAAGTAGTAAATTACAAACAAGATAATTCTCATGGTATGAATAGAGTTGAAGTAAGAAGTAGAGCTGGAAAAGCACATTTAGGACATGTTTTTGAAGATGGACCAAGAGCTGAAGGTGGACTTAGATACTGTATCAATGGAGCTTCATTAAGATTTATTCCTTATGATAAAATGGATGAAGAAGGCTATGGAGAATTTAAAAAATATGTAAAATAA
- a CDS encoding toxin-antitoxin system YwqK family antitoxin produces MRKKFRFCILCVLIFLFNTLIAKAEREIKYIDSEIRNGIIYSKNEKIPYNGLIKDYYKNGNVKIEWTIVNGAQNGVAKSYYEDGTLKSDSIFKNNKKTGIEKMYSLDGKLVAEVPYKDEIRDGIEKQYSKNGKIIIEISFKNGIEDGAFKQYYENGVLEIETFYKNGKLEGIWKDYSKDGKIENETSFKNGIEDGTKKTFYKNGNLKYSVEIKNGIKEGAFKQYYENGVLEIEAFYKNDKLEGVKRDYYKSGKIENETSFKNGIEDGTKKSFYKNGNLKYSLELKNGIENGAFKQYYENGVLEIEAFYKNGKLEGIRKDYYKSGKLEVEGFHKNGEPDGWTYVYNEDGSLKREIFFVEGKAYEKDNDKRNKGN; encoded by the coding sequence ATGAGAAAAAAATTTAGATTTTGTATTTTATGTGTTTTGATATTTTTGTTTAATACCCTAATAGCAAAGGCAGAGAGAGAAATTAAATATATTGATTCTGAGATAAGAAATGGAATAATATATTCTAAAAATGAAAAAATACCATATAATGGTTTAATAAAAGATTATTACAAAAATGGAAATGTGAAAATAGAATGGACTATTGTAAATGGAGCTCAAAATGGAGTAGCTAAATCATATTATGAAGATGGAACTTTAAAATCAGATTCAATTTTTAAAAATAATAAAAAGACTGGTATAGAGAAGATGTATTCTCTTGATGGAAAGTTAGTGGCAGAGGTTCCATATAAAGATGAAATAAGAGATGGAATAGAAAAACAATATTCTAAGAATGGGAAAATAATTATTGAAATTAGTTTTAAAAATGGAATAGAAGATGGGGCTTTTAAGCAATATTATGAGAATGGAGTACTAGAGATAGAAACCTTCTATAAAAATGGTAAACTAGAAGGAATTTGGAAAGATTATTCTAAAGATGGAAAAATAGAGAATGAAACTTCATTTAAGAATGGAATAGAAGATGGGACTAAAAAAACCTTTTATAAAAATGGAAATTTAAAATATAGTGTAGAAATAAAAAATGGAATAAAAGAAGGGGCTTTTAAGCAATATTATGAAAATGGAGTATTAGAAATAGAAGCTTTTTATAAAAATGATAAGTTGGAAGGAGTTAAGAGAGATTACTATAAAAGTGGAAAAATAGAGAATGAAACTTCATTTAAGAATGGGATAGAAGACGGGACTAAGAAAAGTTTTTACAAAAATGGTAATTTAAAGTATAGTTTAGAGTTAAAAAATGGTATAGAGAATGGAGCTTTTAAACAATATTATGAAAATGGAGTATTAGAAATAGAGGCTTTTTATAAAAATGGAAAGCTAGAAGGAATTAGGAAAGATTATTATAAAAGTGGGAAACTTGAAGTAGAAGGTTTTCATAAAAATGGAGAACCAGATGGTTGGACTTATGTTTATAATGAAGATGGGAGTTTAAAAAGAGAAATATTTTTTGTTGAAGGAAAGGCTTATGAAAAAGATAATGATAAAAGAAATAAGGGGAATTAA
- a CDS encoding class I SAM-dependent methyltransferase produces MNNYIKLNEDRWNNIKNDYTKPLTHEELEEVRNNPISVALTVGKKVPKEWFEKANGKKILGLACGGGQQGPVFAIKGYDVTIMDFSKSQLERDDMVAKREGLKINTVQGDMAKPFPFENETFDIIFNPVSNVYVEDLENIYKEASRVLKKGGLLMVGFMNPWIYMYDADIVWDKPDEELLLKFSIPFNSKELEEEGKITINPEYGYEFSHTLETQIRGQLKNGFAMIDFYESCDKRHRLSRYGNDYIATLCIKI; encoded by the coding sequence ATGAACAATTATATAAAATTAAATGAAGATAGATGGAATAATATAAAAAATGACTATACTAAGCCATTGACACATGAAGAATTAGAAGAAGTTAGAAATAATCCAATTTCTGTTGCATTAACTGTTGGGAAAAAAGTTCCAAAAGAATGGTTTGAAAAAGCAAATGGAAAGAAGATATTAGGTTTAGCTTGTGGTGGTGGACAGCAGGGACCAGTTTTTGCTATAAAAGGTTACGATGTAACCATAATGGATTTTTCTAAATCACAATTAGAAAGAGATGATATGGTTGCTAAAAGAGAAGGCTTAAAAATCAACACAGTTCAAGGCGATATGGCAAAACCATTTCCATTTGAAAATGAAACTTTTGACATTATTTTTAATCCAGTTTCAAATGTATATGTAGAAGATTTAGAAAACATATATAAAGAAGCCTCTCGAGTATTGAAAAAGGGTGGATTGTTAATGGTCGGATTTATGAATCCTTGGATATACATGTATGATGCTGACATTGTATGGGACAAACCTGATGAGGAATTACTTTTAAAGTTTTCAATACCTTTTAATTCAAAAGAGCTTGAAGAGGAAGGCAAGATAACCATAAATCCAGAATATGGATATGAATTTAGCCATACCTTAGAAACTCAGATTAGAGGACAACTTAAAAATGGTTTCGCTATGATAGATTTTTATGAATCGTGTGACAAAAGACATAGATTATCACGTTATGGAAATGATTATATAGCTACACTTTGCATTAAAATATAA
- the tsaA gene encoding tRNA (N6-threonylcarbamoyladenosine(37)-N6)-methyltransferase TrmO, with translation MFLKKIGVIHSVFENKDNVPSQGKYSDEKSIIEIFPEYTDALDGVELLKSIIVLYWGDRADRTVLKSTPPFGTLEKGVFSTRSPNRPNPIAICVCKILSIEGNKITVLGLDALNGSPVLDIKVFIPRIDTDEDYKTTK, from the coding sequence ATGTTTTTAAAGAAAATAGGAGTTATACATAGTGTATTTGAAAATAAAGATAATGTTCCAAGTCAAGGAAAATATTCTGATGAAAAATCTATAATTGAAATTTTCCCAGAATATACAGATGCTTTAGATGGAGTTGAACTTTTAAAAAGCATAATAGTTTTATATTGGGGCGACAGAGCAGATAGAACTGTTTTAAAATCTACTCCTCCATTTGGAACTTTAGAAAAAGGAGTTTTTTCAACTCGTTCACCTAATAGACCAAATCCAATAGCTATATGTGTTTGTAAAATACTTTCAATTGAGGGAAATAAAATAACTGTCTTAGGTTTAGATGCTCTTAATGGAAGTCCTGTATTAGATATAAAAGTTTTTATACCAAGAATAGATACAGATGAAGATTATAAAACTACTAAATAA
- a CDS encoding iron chelate uptake ABC transporter family permease subunit, producing the protein MTLGDSKVESIGVDPYKLRKKLILIVSLLSAVAVSFVGTIGFIALIAPHIARLMELLQN; encoded by the coding sequence ATGACTTTGGGAGATTCAAAAGTAGAAAGTATAGGAGTAGATCCTTATAAGTTAAGAAAAAAACTTATTTTAATAGTCTCTCTTCTTTCTGCAGTTGCAGTTAGTTTTGTTGGAACAATAGGTTTTATAGCTTTAATTGCACCTCATATAGCAAGATTAATGGAGCTGTTACAAAATTAA
- a CDS encoding helicase-related protein: MEYGILDNKTQGKVIDKLKEDLKSGTKVSIISAYFTIFAYQELRKELNKIDSLRLLFSMPTFVKDKKDINREFKLSGSYESGLAGDRYEMKLKNELKQSEIAKECAEWIRKKVEVRAYDEEHALPQKMYVMEQNEGEDSYIFGSSDFTSSGLGVVSSNKSEMNTYMKDTTSTQAMLNLFNKAWNDNEKVKDVKKALLESLEIVYRENTSEFIYFVTLYNIFKDYLSDLTEEEIVKSKTGFKDSVVWNKLYNFQKDGVLGAIDKLEKYNGCILADSVGLGKTFEALAIIKYYELRNNRVLVLCPKKLRENWLVYRGNRRDNILGEDRLNYDVLNHTDLSRYTGHSGDINLEEVYWENYDLIVIDESHNFRNNNNSKENKETRYSRLLNQIIKKGVKTRVLMLSATPVNNRMNDLKNQIAFATEGNDKALSADGIKSIEQTLRKAQMAFNKWNDLEEEDKSVESLLEMLEVDYFKLLDMLTIARSRKHIQKYYDTTSIGKFPERLKPINVKADVDTKNDFIKLAELNKLIKSLNLAIYSPMKYVLPSKVEQYSKKYDTNMGKTVFKQTDREESLVHLMRINILKRMESSIHSFAITVLKILKNIEGTLEKINTFEDFIEDFDIEELDIEDNRLDGVLIGSKNVKIHLKDIDKIRWESELEADKVILEKILKEANKITVERDKKLVELQELIKQKVENPLNKENKKIIIFTAFADTAKYLYNNISTYILDELGLYSAIVTGSDNPKTNLKGVKTEFNNILTNFSPRSKERRDKDKPEIDILIATDCISEGQNLQDCDYLINYDIHWNPVRIIQRFGRIDRIGSQNEVIQLVNFWPNMELDEYINLESRVSGRMIMLDMSATGEENIIEEKTTMNDLEYRKKQLKQLQDQVPDIEDINGNISITDLSFNDFKMDLVNYMKNHKELLEKAPTGMYAIAKSNIDEAVKGVIFCLKKINQNIKPSEYNTLNPYFFVYIKDDGEILLNFIQSKKILDIYKKVCSGQNKLYTELIKEFNQETNNAKDMKKFTDFLEKTVENIVGKEEEKGIESLFSFDKTTLSKSVQNMDDFELISFLVIK, translated from the coding sequence ATGGAATATGGAATATTAGATAATAAAACACAAGGAAAAGTAATAGATAAATTAAAAGAAGATTTAAAATCAGGAACAAAAGTGTCAATTATTTCAGCATATTTCACTATTTTTGCTTATCAAGAATTAAGAAAAGAGTTAAATAAAATAGACAGTTTAAGATTACTATTTTCTATGCCAACTTTTGTAAAAGATAAAAAAGATATAAATAGAGAATTTAAGTTGAGTGGAAGTTATGAAAGTGGACTTGCTGGTGATAGATATGAAATGAAACTAAAAAATGAACTTAAACAATCTGAAATAGCAAAAGAATGTGCAGAATGGATAAGAAAAAAAGTAGAAGTTAGAGCCTATGATGAAGAACATGCTTTACCACAAAAAATGTATGTAATGGAGCAGAATGAGGGAGAAGATTCATATATTTTTGGGAGTTCAGATTTTACATCTAGTGGTTTAGGAGTGGTTTCATCTAATAAATCTGAAATGAATACTTATATGAAAGATACAACTTCAACACAAGCAATGTTAAACCTATTTAATAAGGCGTGGAATGATAATGAAAAAGTAAAAGATGTAAAAAAAGCACTATTAGAAAGTTTAGAAATAGTTTATAGAGAAAATACCTCTGAATTTATATACTTTGTTACTCTATATAATATTTTTAAGGACTATTTAAGTGATTTAACAGAAGAAGAAATAGTTAAAAGTAAAACAGGTTTTAAAGACAGTGTGGTCTGGAATAAATTATATAATTTCCAAAAAGATGGTGTATTAGGAGCTATAGATAAATTAGAGAAATATAATGGATGCATACTTGCTGATTCTGTTGGACTTGGGAAAACATTTGAAGCACTTGCTATTATAAAATATTATGAATTAAGAAATAATAGAGTATTGGTATTATGTCCTAAAAAATTAAGAGAGAACTGGTTAGTTTATAGAGGAAATAGAAGAGATAATATTTTAGGAGAAGATAGATTAAATTATGATGTATTAAATCATACAGACCTTTCAAGATATACAGGACATAGTGGGGATATTAATTTAGAGGAAGTATATTGGGAAAACTATGATTTAATAGTAATAGATGAATCACATAATTTTAGGAACAATAATAACAGTAAAGAAAATAAAGAAACTAGATATTCAAGATTACTTAATCAAATTATAAAAAAAGGAGTAAAAACAAGAGTTCTAATGCTTTCAGCAACGCCTGTAAACAATAGAATGAATGATTTAAAAAATCAAATTGCTTTTGCAACAGAAGGAAATGATAAAGCTTTATCAGCTGATGGAATAAAAAGTATAGAGCAAACTTTAAGAAAAGCACAGATGGCTTTTAATAAATGGAATGATTTAGAAGAAGAAGATAAGAGTGTTGAAAGCTTATTAGAAATGCTAGAAGTAGATTATTTTAAACTTTTAGATATGTTAACTATAGCTAGATCTAGAAAACATATTCAAAAATATTATGATACTACTAGTATTGGAAAATTTCCTGAGAGATTGAAACCAATAAATGTAAAGGCTGATGTAGACACAAAAAATGATTTTATCAAACTTGCTGAATTAAACAAACTTATAAAAAGCTTAAATTTAGCAATCTATTCACCTATGAAATATGTATTACCAAGTAAAGTTGAACAGTACAGTAAAAAATATGATACTAACATGGGAAAAACAGTATTCAAACAGACTGATAGAGAAGAAAGTTTAGTTCATTTAATGAGAATTAATATTTTAAAAAGAATGGAAAGTTCTATACATTCATTTGCTATAACTGTTTTAAAAATATTGAAAAATATAGAAGGAACTTTAGAAAAAATAAATACTTTTGAAGACTTTATAGAAGATTTTGATATTGAAGAATTAGATATAGAAGACAATAGATTAGATGGAGTTTTAATTGGAAGTAAGAATGTTAAGATACATCTAAAAGATATAGATAAAATAAGATGGGAATCTGAGTTAGAAGCTGATAAAGTAATACTTGAAAAAATTTTAAAGGAAGCAAATAAAATTACTGTTGAAAGAGATAAAAAGTTAGTAGAATTACAAGAATTAATAAAACAAAAAGTAGAAAATCCATTGAATAAAGAAAATAAAAAAATCATTATCTTTACAGCTTTTGCTGATACAGCTAAATATTTATATAATAATATATCAACATATATTTTAGATGAATTAGGTTTGTACTCAGCAATAGTAACTGGAAGTGATAATCCTAAAACTAACTTAAAAGGTGTTAAAACAGAGTTTAATAATATATTAACAAATTTCTCACCTAGATCTAAAGAAAGAAGAGATAAAGATAAACCAGAGATAGATATTCTAATAGCAACTGACTGTATATCAGAAGGACAAAATTTACAAGATTGTGATTATCTAATAAATTACGATATTCATTGGAATCCAGTTAGAATCATTCAAAGATTTGGAAGAATAGATAGAATAGGTTCTCAAAATGAAGTTATTCAACTTGTTAATTTTTGGCCAAATATGGAGCTAGATGAATATATAAATTTAGAATCAAGAGTAAGTGGAAGAATGATAATGTTAGATATGTCTGCCACTGGTGAAGAAAATATAATAGAAGAAAAGACAACTATGAATGATTTGGAATATAGAAAGAAACAACTAAAGCAGCTTCAAGATCAAGTTCCTGATATTGAGGATATTAATGGAAATATTTCTATAACAGATTTATCATTTAATGATTTTAAAATGGATCTAGTGAACTATATGAAAAATCATAAGGAACTTTTAGAAAAAGCTCCTACAGGAATGTATGCAATAGCTAAAAGTAATATTGATGAAGCTGTAAAAGGAGTTATATTTTGCTTGAAAAAAATAAATCAAAATATAAAACCAAGTGAATATAATACTTTAAATCCATATTTCTTCGTCTATATAAAAGATGATGGTGAAATCTTATTAAATTTCATTCAAAGTAAGAAAATACTAGATATATATAAAAAAGTATGTAGTGGACAAAATAAGCTTTATACAGAGCTAATAAAAGAATTCAATCAAGAAACTAATAATGCTAAGGATATGAAAAAATTTACAGATTTTTTAGAAAAGACTGTTGAAAATATAGTGGGTAAAGAAGAAGAAAAAGGAATAGAAAGTCTATTTAGTTTTGATAAAACTACATTGAGTAAGTCAGTACAAAATATGGATGATTTTGAACTTATATCGTTCTTGGTAATAAAGTAG
- a CDS encoding cytochrome c biogenesis CcdA family protein, which produces MFTQEVAYSTAYLAGIASFFSPCIFPIIPVYISILSNGEKKSVSKTLAFVLGLSVTYIVLGFGAGFIGELFLNSKVRVIGGILVVILGLFQMDVLKLKFLEKTKVMNYEGEEQSLFSTFLLGLTFSLGWTPCVGPILASILILAGSSGDTGNSVMLMLLYLLGMATPFVIFSLASKTLFKKMSFIKKHLPLIKKIGGFLIIVMGFLLIFDKLNIFLTV; this is translated from the coding sequence ATGTTTACACAAGAAGTTGCGTATAGCACAGCATATTTAGCGGGGATTGCTTCATTTTTTTCACCATGTATATTTCCAATTATTCCAGTATATATTTCAATTCTAAGCAATGGTGAAAAGAAATCAGTGAGTAAAACTCTAGCTTTTGTTTTAGGACTTTCAGTTACCTATATAGTTTTAGGTTTTGGAGCAGGGTTCATTGGAGAATTATTTCTTAATAGCAAGGTAAGAGTTATTGGAGGGATTTTAGTTGTAATTTTAGGACTTTTCCAAATGGATGTTTTAAAATTAAAATTTTTGGAAAAAACTAAAGTTATGAATTATGAAGGAGAAGAACAAAGTTTATTCTCAACTTTCCTTTTAGGTTTAACTTTTAGTCTTGGTTGGACTCCTTGTGTTGGACCAATATTAGCTTCAATATTAATTTTAGCAGGTTCATCAGGAGATACAGGAAATAGTGTAATGTTAATGCTTCTATATCTATTGGGAATGGCAACACCATTTGTAATATTCTCATTAGCTTCAAAAACACTATTTAAGAAAATGTCTTTTATTAAAAAACATTTACCTCTTATTAAAAAAATAGGTGGTTTCTTAATTATAGTAATGGGATTTCTTTTAATTTTTGACAAACTTAATATATTTTTAACTGTTTAA